In Streptococcus sp. SN-1, a single genomic region encodes these proteins:
- a CDS encoding glycerate kinase, whose amino-acid sequence MKIVIAPDSFKESLTAQQVAEAIKRGFQQSIADVECLLCPVGDGGEGTVDSIRHSLDLEEKWIQVTGPFGQKESMRYFQKSQLALFEVADLIGLGKIPLEKRNPLQIQTCGIGELIHHLIVKGIKEIYIGVGGTASNDGGIGIAAGLGYRFYNRDGNVLPACGQSLSNLASVSIENRYEIPEDVQIRILADVVSPLCGYQGATYTFGKQKGLDPTMFEAVDQAIQDFYEKVSPVTLEIKGAGAGGGLAGGLCAFAQARIVSGIDTCLDLIDFDKKVADADLVVVGEGRLDRQSLAGKAPIGVAKRTPVGVPVIAICGSLAEDLPSPPFENIQAAFSILEKSEPLEDSLKNASLYLERTAANIGHLLTMRNV is encoded by the coding sequence ATGAAGATTGTAATTGCACCAGATTCATTTAAGGAAAGCTTGACAGCTCAACAGGTAGCTGAAGCAATAAAAAGAGGCTTCCAACAATCGATAGCAGATGTAGAATGCCTCCTCTGCCCTGTTGGTGATGGTGGCGAAGGTACAGTAGATTCCATTCGACATTCTCTTGACCTTGAAGAAAAATGGATCCAAGTGACAGGACCTTTTGGACAAAAAGAATCCATGCGCTATTTTCAAAAAAGTCAACTGGCACTATTTGAAGTTGCCGACTTGATTGGCCTTGGAAAAATTCCGCTAGAGAAACGAAATCCACTTCAAATCCAAACTTGTGGTATTGGAGAGTTGATTCACCATCTCATTGTTAAAGGGATTAAAGAAATCTATATCGGTGTTGGTGGTACGGCCAGTAATGACGGAGGAATTGGGATCGCTGCTGGTTTAGGTTATCGATTTTATAATAGGGATGGAAATGTCTTGCCCGCTTGCGGTCAGTCCTTATCAAACTTAGCTTCTGTTTCAATAGAAAATCGCTATGAAATTCCAGAAGATGTTCAAATTCGTATTTTAGCAGATGTCGTGAGTCCCTTATGTGGATATCAAGGTGCGACCTACACGTTTGGCAAGCAAAAAGGCCTAGATCCTACTATGTTTGAGGCCGTAGATCAAGCGATCCAAGATTTTTATGAAAAAGTCTCACCTGTAACATTAGAAATTAAAGGAGCAGGAGCTGGTGGAGGCCTTGCTGGTGGTTTGTGTGCCTTTGCTCAGGCAAGAATCGTATCTGGGATTGATACCTGTTTAGATTTGATTGATTTTGATAAGAAAGTTGCAGATGCTGACTTGGTTGTTGTAGGAGAAGGAAGGCTAGATCGTCAAAGTTTAGCAGGGAAAGCGCCGATAGGCGTAGCAAAAAGAACCCCTGTCGGAGTTCCTGTCATTGCTATTTGTGGTAGTCTTGCTGAAGATTTACCTTCCCCACCATTTGAAAATATCCAAGCAGCTTTTTCTATTTTAGAGAAAAGCGAACCTTTAGAAGATAGTTTGAAAAATGCCAGCCTCTATCTGGAGCGCACGGCAGCCAATATCGGGCACTTATTAACTATGCGCAATGTTTAG
- a CDS encoding DUF1694 domain-containing protein: protein MTDLSKQLLEKAHGGAKLNPDEQRRYLGTFEERVLGYADIDTANSPQLEKGFLSILENLQEKAEPLFVKISPNIEFDKQVFYLKEAKETDSQATIVSEEHTSSPFGLIIHSNAPVQVEEKDLRLAFAKLWEGKKEEPAKTSIWKKWFG from the coding sequence ATGACAGATTTATCAAAACAATTACTTGAAAAAGCTCATGGTGGAGCAAAATTAAATCCAGATGAGCAAAGACGCTATCTTGGCACTTTTGAGGAAAGAGTTCTTGGATATGCAGATATTGACACAGCAAATAGCCCTCAGTTAGAAAAAGGCTTTTTATCTATTTTAGAAAACCTTCAGGAAAAAGCAGAGCCACTATTTGTAAAGATTTCTCCAAATATCGAATTTGACAAGCAAGTTTTCTATTTAAAAGAAGCTAAAGAAACTGATAGTCAAGCTACCATTGTATCTGAAGAGCATACTTCTTCTCCTTTTGGCCTGATTATCCATAGCAATGCACCAGTTCAAGTAGAAGAAAAGGATCTTCGACTTGCTTTTGCAAAACTTTGGGAAGGTAAAAAGGAAGAACCTGCCAAAACATCCATCTGGAAGAAATGGTTTGGCTAA
- the eno gene encoding surface-displayed alpha-enolase codes for MSIITDVYAREVLDSRGNPTLEVEVYTESGAFGRGMVPSGASTGEHEAVELRDGDKSRYGGLGTQKAVDNVNNIIAEAIIGYDVRDQQAIDRAMIALDGTPNKGKLGANAILGVSIAVARAAADYLEIPLYSYLGGFNTKVLPTPMMNIINGGSHSDAPIAFQEFMIVPAGAPSFKEALRWGAEIFHALKKILKSRGLETAVGDEGGFAPRFEGTEDGVETILAAIEAAGYVPGKDVFIGFDCASSEFYDKERKVYDYTKFEGEGAAVRTAAEQIDYLEELVNKYPIITIEDGMDENDWDGWKALTERLGGKVQLVGDDFFVTNTSYLEKGIAEGAANSILIKVNQIGTLTETFDAIEMAKEAGYTAVVSHRSGETEDSTIADIAVATNAGQIKTGSLSRTDRIAKYNQLLRIEDQLGEVAEYRGLKSFYNLKK; via the coding sequence ATGTCAATTATTACTGATGTTTACGCTCGCGAAGTCCTAGACTCACGCGGTAACCCAACACTTGAAGTAGAAGTTTATACTGAATCAGGTGCTTTCGGACGTGGTATGGTTCCATCAGGAGCTTCTACTGGTGAACACGAAGCAGTTGAACTTCGCGACGGTGACAAATCTCGTTACGGTGGTCTTGGTACACAAAAAGCTGTTGACAACGTAAACAACATCATTGCTGAAGCTATCATCGGCTACGATGTACGTGATCAACAAGCTATCGACCGTGCTATGATCGCTCTTGACGGTACTCCTAACAAAGGTAAATTGGGTGCTAACGCAATCCTTGGTGTGTCTATCGCTGTAGCTCGTGCTGCTGCTGACTACCTTGAAATCCCACTTTACAGCTACCTTGGTGGATTCAACACTAAAGTTCTTCCAACTCCAATGATGAATATCATCAACGGTGGTTCTCACTCTGACGCTCCAATCGCTTTCCAAGAATTCATGATCGTACCTGCTGGTGCGCCATCATTCAAAGAAGCTCTTCGTTGGGGTGCTGAAATCTTCCACGCACTTAAGAAAATCCTTAAATCTCGTGGTTTGGAAACAGCCGTAGGTGACGAAGGTGGATTTGCTCCTCGTTTTGAAGGAACTGAAGACGGAGTTGAAACTATCCTTGCTGCTATCGAAGCTGCTGGATATGTTCCTGGTAAAGACGTATTTATCGGATTTGACTGTGCTTCATCAGAATTCTACGATAAAGAACGTAAAGTTTACGACTACACTAAATTCGAAGGTGAAGGAGCAGCTGTACGTACTGCTGCAGAACAAATCGACTATCTTGAAGAATTGGTAAACAAATACCCAATCATCACTATCGAAGATGGTATGGATGAAAATGACTGGGACGGTTGGAAAGCTCTTACTGAACGTCTTGGTGGTAAAGTTCAATTGGTTGGTGACGACTTCTTCGTAACAAACACTTCTTACCTTGAAAAAGGTATTGCAGAAGGTGCTGCTAACTCAATCCTTATCAAAGTTAACCAAATCGGTACTCTTACTGAAACATTCGACGCTATCGAAATGGCGAAAGAAGCTGGTTACACTGCCGTTGTATCACACCGTTCAGGTGAAACTGAAGATTCAACAATCGCTGACATCGCAGTTGCAACTAACGCAGGACAAATCAAGACTGGTTCACTTTCACGTACAGACCGTATCGCTAAATACAACCAATTGCTTCGCATCGAAGACCAACTTGGTGAAGTAGCTGAATACCGTGGATTGAAATCATTCTACAACTTGAAAAAATAA
- the xerS gene encoding tyrosine recombinase XerS produces the protein MKREILLERIDKLKQIMPWYVLEYYQSKLAVPYSFTTLYEYLKEYDRFFSWVLESGISNSDKMSNIPLSVLENMSKKDMEAFILYLRERPLLNANTTKQGVSQTTINRTLSALSSLYKYLTEEVENDQGEPYFYRNVMKKVSTKKKKETLAARAENIKQKLFLGDETEGFLTYIDQDYPQQLSNRALSSFNKNKERDLAIIALLLASGVRLSEAVNLDLRDLNLKMMIIDVTRKGGKRDSVNVAAFAKPYLENYLAIRNQRYKTEKTDTALFLTLYRGVPNRIDTSSVEKMVAKYSEDFKVRVTPHKLRHTLATRLYDATKSQVLVSHQLGHASTQVTDLYTHIVNDEQKNALDSL, from the coding sequence ATGAAGCGTGAAATTTTACTGGAACGAATCGATAAATTAAAACAAATCATGCCCTGGTATGTTCTGGAATACTACCAATCTAAGCTTGCTGTCCCCTATAGTTTCACAACCCTGTACGAATACCTCAAGGAATACGATCGATTTTTCAGCTGGGTTTTAGAGTCTGGGATTTCAAACTCTGATAAAATGTCTAATATTCCTTTATCTGTCTTGGAAAATATGTCAAAGAAAGATATGGAGGCTTTTATCCTTTATCTTCGAGAACGTCCTTTGCTGAATGCCAATACAACCAAGCAAGGTGTTTCTCAGACGACTATCAATCGGACCTTGTCAGCCCTTTCCAGTCTTTACAAGTATCTGACTGAGGAGGTTGAAAATGACCAGGGAGAACCTTATTTCTATCGAAATGTAATGAAGAAAGTTTCAACCAAGAAAAAGAAAGAGACACTTGCTGCCAGAGCTGAAAACATCAAACAAAAGCTCTTTCTAGGTGATGAAACAGAAGGGTTTCTGACTTATATAGACCAAGATTACCCACAACAGCTCTCAAATCGTGCTCTATCATCGTTTAATAAAAATAAAGAACGTGATTTGGCCATTATTGCCCTTCTCTTGGCATCGGGTGTTCGCTTATCTGAAGCTGTTAATCTGGATCTAAGAGATCTCAATCTCAAGATGATGATTATTGATGTCACCCGAAAAGGTGGCAAACGTGACTCGGTCAATGTCGCTGCCTTTGCTAAGCCTTATCTAGAGAATTATCTAGCCATTCGGAATCAACGCTATAAGACGGAAAAAACAGATACAGCCCTCTTTTTGACTCTCTACAGAGGTGTTCCTAATCGTATCGATACTTCTAGCGTTGAGAAAATGGTTGCTAAATACTCTGAAGACTTCAAAGTTCGTGTAACCCCCCACAAACTTCGCCATACCCTAGCAACTAGACTCTATGATGCTACTAAATCGCAAGTTTTGGTCAGTCACCAGCTAGGACATGCCAGCACACAAGTCACTGACCTCTATACCCATATCGTCAACGATGAACAAAAGAATGCTCTGGATAGTTTATAA